Genomic DNA from Shewanella woodyi ATCC 51908:
GGCACTCTCTATACGGCTCAGATCCCTATCAACGCATCTGGTGAGGTGGTTGCTGGTGGCATTAATGCCCAGTCAAAACAGGTGATGGATAACTTAATGCATACCTTAGAGGCGGCCGGTGTTAATTCCGACGCGGTACTGCAAGTGCTTATCTACGTCACTGATCGTAGCTATTTAGCCGAATTTAATAAGGTATACAGTCAATATTTTACCGCGCCTTTTCCCAATCGAGCCGCAATGGTTATTGCCGGATTGGCAAGAGAGGAGATGTTGGTCGAGCTCGTCGTTTATGCGGCAGTAAATTAATCAATCACCTAAAAATCAAATTAAAACAATGGGATTTCATATGACATTTTCTGCAGAAAAATCACTTTATATTAACGGTGAATGGCACACAGGTATTGGGACAAAAGCCAATATCAACCCCTCAGATATTTCTGAAAGCTTAGGTGAATTCTCACAGGCCAGTAAGCAGCAAGTTGTTGATGCTATTGAAGCGGCAAGAGGCGCACAACCTCAATGGGAACATACACCACTAGAGAAGAAACAGAGTGTTTTGCAAGCCATTGGCGATGAGTTGATTGCCCGTTGTGATGAACTAGGAAAGCTACTTGCCAGTGAAGAGGGTAAGCCTTTTGCAGAGGGAAGAGGAGAGATCTACCGTGCAGGACAGTTCTTCCAGTATTTTGCCGCCGAGGTGTTAAGGCAGATGGGTGACCTTGCTCAATCTGTGCGCCCAGGTGTCTCTGTTGAGGTTACGCGTGAAGCCTTAGGTGTGGTCGCAGTGATCTCTCCTTGGAATTTCCCAACGGCGACAGCGGCTTGGAAAATTGCTCCTGCATTGGCATTTGGCAATAGCGTTATCTGGAAACCTGCAAACCTAACGCCAGCAAGCGCCGTGGCACTGACTGAGATAATCCACAGACAGGGTCTACCTGCAGGGACGTTCAACTTAGTGCTAGGCAGTGGCGCTGAGGTGGGCAATACCTTGATCCACTCCCCAGATATCGATGGAGTTAGTTTTACTGGCTCAGTTGAAACAGGCCGTAAAGTGGCAACAGCGACAGCGGCTAACTTTGTGCGTTGTCAACTTGAGATGGGCAGTAAGAATGCACTTGTTATTGCCGATGACGCGGATATCGATATTGCAGTAGAGGCCACCATTATGGGCTCATTCTCAGGTGCAGGACAAAAGTGTACCGCCTCTTCGAGATTAGTGGTCTTTGATAGTGTCCATGATGCTTATGTCGACGCCCTGATAAAAAGGATGTCAGGGCTCAAGGTTGGTCATGCACTATCTGAAGGCGTGTTCATGGGGCCTGTTGTTGATAAAAATCAGTTGGATGCCAATTTTGACTGGCTGGAAAAGGCCAAGGCGGAAGGAGCATCAGTAGGATTTGGCGGTGAAAAGCTGACCCTAGAGCATGATGGTTACTATATGTCGCCAACCCTATTATTAGAGACTGATAACAGCTGGTCGGTGAATCAGGAGGAGGTGTTTGCTCCTATGGCTGGGATCATCAAGGTAAAAGATCTGGATGAAGCGATTGCCACGGTTAACGATACACGATTTGGTTTAACCGGTGGGATCATTACTCAAAGCTTACGTAATAGCGCTGTGTTTAAGCAGCAGGCTCAGACAGGTTGTGTGATGGTGAACTTACCGACAGCGGGTACCGATTACCATGTGCCTTTTGGTGGTCGTAAAGAGTCAAGTTTCGGTCCAAGGGAGCAGGGGCAATACGCCAAAGAGTTCTATACCGTGATCAAAACCACTTATCAGCGTCCCTACTAAGGAGATTCTATGTATCAGGATCAAATTATTATCGACGGCCTGCAGTATTGCAACTGGACCCGGGATTACTTTATCACCTTGAGAGAGAGCGGTATCACCGCTGTCCATGTGACCTTGGCCTACCACGAAGATGCCCGTCAAACCTTGACACAATTTGGACAATGGAACCGTTTGTTTGAGCAAAATAACGACCTGATCATGCCAGTCAATGGAGTGGAAGATATTGCGAGTGCAAAAGCATCTGGCCGTGTGGGGATCTTATTTGGAGCGCAAAACTGCTCACCCATCGATGATGAAATTGACCTGATTGAGGTGATGCGTAAGCAGGGCTTACTGATTATGCAGCTGACCTATAACAATCAAAGCTTACTGGCGACTGGGTGTTATGAAAGTGTCGATTCGGGTGTGACTCGCTTTGGTAAGCAGGTCATTAAAGAGATGAACCGAGTCGGCATGATCATCGATATGTCCCATAGTGCTGAGCGCTCAACATTGGAGACGATAGAGCTATCAGAGCGCCCTATCTGTATCAGCCACGCCAATCCAAGCTTTGCACATGATGCCCTGCGCAATAAATCCAACGAGGTGTTAACGGCATTGGGAGACTCTGGAGGGTTATTGGGATTTAGTTTGTACCCATTCCACCTGCCAAATGGAAGCCAATGTCAGCTGAACGATTTTTGCGAAATGGTGGCTAAAACTGCTGATTTAATTGGGGTTGACCGTTTGGCCATTGGCAGTGATCTGTGTTTGAACCAGCCTCAGTCGGTGCTGGAGTGGATGCGAAATGGACGCTGGTCTAAGTCAATGGATTATGGCGAAGGGTCCTCTTCAAACTCAGGTTGGCCAGCGGCTTTACCTTGGTTTGATGCTCAAAACGGGATGAAAAATATCTATAACGGCTTACTTGAACATGGTTTTAACCAAGAGGAAACCAACCAAATTATTGGGGGAAATTGGTTTAATTTCTTGGAGTTAAGTTTAAAAAAATAACAAAACCGAATGATGTCAACATCATTCATATTATTTAAGAGCGTGTGGTTATTAGTTCCTCTAATTAGCAGAATAAAATATAGGAGCTGATATGTGCAAAAAAAGCAGTCAAATGCTGGGGGACACTCAATGTCTAATATAACCGATAGCACAATGATGACGGATAAACCTGGATCCGTTTTAGAGAAATTAGGAGTCGATAATCCAGCTTTTTGGATGAGCGGTGGCTTTATCAGCCTGTTCGTTCTCTTAGCCCTTTTTGATAACCAACTTCTGTCAGAGATAGTTAACGCTGGTTTCGCCTGGTCAGTGAACTATTTTGGCCCATTTTGGCAAATTTTGATGTTAATGACCTTTGTGATTGCCATTGCATTGGCCTCTGCGAAAACGGGTAATGTTCGTTTAGGTAATCTGGATAAACCAGAAATTGATGGCTTCAAATGGATGGCGATCATCTTATGTACCTTATTAGCCGGTGGTGGCGTATTTTGGGCTGCAGCCGAGCCTATTGCACACTTTGTTTCTCCTCCACCACTCTATGGGGCTCAAGAGGATAAGATGCAGGGGGCATTTAATGCCTTGTCTCAATCTTTTATGCACTGGGGTTTTTTAGCCTGGGCGATTTTAGGTAGCTTAACCTCGATTGTCTTGATGCACCTTCATTACGATAAGGGCTTACCGCTGCAACCTCGAACCTTGCTTTACCCCATTTTAGGTGAGCGGGCATTGAAAGGCGCGACAGGAGCTTTGATTGATGCATGTTGTATCATTGCTGTGGCAGCTGGAACTATTGGCCCTATTGGATTTTTAGGCTTGCAGCTTAGTTTCGCGCTAAATGCCCTTTTTGGTATTCCCGATGGCTTTACCACACAACTTATTATTGTGATGTTGGCGATCGTTATCTATACCATCTCTGCCTTGAGTGGAGTCAACCGCGGGATCCAGATCCTTAGCCGTTATAACGTCATTTTAGCGGTTGGTTTGATTATCTATATTCTACTATTTGGTCCAACAAATTTTATCGTCAATAGCTACCTGCAAGGGGTTGGGACTATGATCGATAACTTTATCCCTATGGCGACCTATCGAGGTGATGAGGGCTGGTTAAGCTGGTGGACAGTATTCTTCTGGGGCTGGTTTATTGGTTATGGTCCTATGATGGCGATCTTTCTTGCCAAGATCTCTCGAGGTTACACCATTAGAAAGGTCGTTTTCTCAATCTGTATTATCGCACCACTGATCACCTGCTTCTGGTTTACTGTGGTTGGCGGCTCTGGCCTAGCATTTGAGATAGCCAATCCTGGTTCTGTCAGTAAGGCATTTGAAGGTTTTAATCTACCTGGTGCTTTATTAGCGGTCACTAATCAATTACCTTTCCCTATGGTGATCTCGATTCTATTCTTAATTCTGACCACCATTTTTATTGTCACAACCGGTGACTCAATGACTTACACCATTAGTGTTGTGATCAGTGGTTCAACAGAACCAAACGCTGTGATTAGGATTTTTTGGGGAATTATGATGGGTATTACCGCCATTATATTGATCTCACTAGGCTCTGGAGGGGTGACGGCATTGCAATCCTTTATCGTTATTACCGCGGTTCCTGTGTCGTTGATCCTCTTACCTTCCCTATGGAATGGGCCACAAATCGCCATGAAGATGGCAAAGGCTCAAGGTCTATAAACCGATAAGGTGCAGTGAGTTTACTGCACCATTTCCAGTTGAAAGGGGGAGTTATGTGTCGTGAGAGTGTAGAGGGAATGGTGTTGAATATGCCTGAAAGAGATGAGTTTCAATCAGATAGCTCCATGCGAGATCCAGCCATAGTGATGGATCCAATAAGATTAGGTGCGATGCACCAAACTCGTCTTAGTTTTGTAAGAAGCCTATTAAGGCGTATGTACCACAATAAGTGGCAGCTTGACCTTGCTCAATGGGAGATCTGTTCTAAAGGTTTTGGTGTGGTGATATATAAGCTAACGACACCGAATCAAGACTACCATCTGGTGATTTTTTCTAATGAGATCGATGATGAAGATCGCATCGACAGAGTTATCGCTGAAAAGTGGGATATTACTTTCGCTTTAGTTATTGGTGAGATAGACAAGAAGTTGCTGACACAACTGCAAAATAATGTGCCACTGCAGGAGGCGGGGCGAAACTCGACCCAAGTGATTGTATTGGCGCGTGCCAATAAAAGTGTGCGCGTATTTGAACACCTAGTCGATGCATTAGCGGCGGGCGAGCAACCAGAGCGTGAAATACTGGCTCAAGTTGGCTATATCTTAAGAACGACTGCTGTTTACGGTAACGGCAAGTTTGGTATTGCTGATTTCGAGATATTACAAAATAATCCAGACTTTAA
This window encodes:
- a CDS encoding aldehyde dehydrogenase family protein, with the protein product MTFSAEKSLYINGEWHTGIGTKANINPSDISESLGEFSQASKQQVVDAIEAARGAQPQWEHTPLEKKQSVLQAIGDELIARCDELGKLLASEEGKPFAEGRGEIYRAGQFFQYFAAEVLRQMGDLAQSVRPGVSVEVTREALGVVAVISPWNFPTATAAWKIAPALAFGNSVIWKPANLTPASAVALTEIIHRQGLPAGTFNLVLGSGAEVGNTLIHSPDIDGVSFTGSVETGRKVATATAANFVRCQLEMGSKNALVIADDADIDIAVEATIMGSFSGAGQKCTASSRLVVFDSVHDAYVDALIKRMSGLKVGHALSEGVFMGPVVDKNQLDANFDWLEKAKAEGASVGFGGEKLTLEHDGYYMSPTLLLETDNSWSVNQEEVFAPMAGIIKVKDLDEAIATVNDTRFGLTGGIITQSLRNSAVFKQQAQTGCVMVNLPTAGTDYHVPFGGRKESSFGPREQGQYAKEFYTVIKTTYQRPY
- a CDS encoding membrane dipeptidase, whose amino-acid sequence is MYQDQIIIDGLQYCNWTRDYFITLRESGITAVHVTLAYHEDARQTLTQFGQWNRLFEQNNDLIMPVNGVEDIASAKASGRVGILFGAQNCSPIDDEIDLIEVMRKQGLLIMQLTYNNQSLLATGCYESVDSGVTRFGKQVIKEMNRVGMIIDMSHSAERSTLETIELSERPICISHANPSFAHDALRNKSNEVLTALGDSGGLLGFSLYPFHLPNGSQCQLNDFCEMVAKTADLIGVDRLAIGSDLCLNQPQSVLEWMRNGRWSKSMDYGEGSSSNSGWPAALPWFDAQNGMKNIYNGLLEHGFNQEETNQIIGGNWFNFLELSLKK
- a CDS encoding RidA family protein, with the protein product MTSRLIKQAVKTELFASKAPLEWAVVNNGTLYTAQIPINASGEVVAGGINAQSKQVMDNLMHTLEAAGVNSDAVLQVLIYVTDRSYLAEFNKVYSQYFTAPFPNRAAMVIAGLAREEMLVELVVYAAVN
- a CDS encoding BCCT family transporter; this encodes MSNITDSTMMTDKPGSVLEKLGVDNPAFWMSGGFISLFVLLALFDNQLLSEIVNAGFAWSVNYFGPFWQILMLMTFVIAIALASAKTGNVRLGNLDKPEIDGFKWMAIILCTLLAGGGVFWAAAEPIAHFVSPPPLYGAQEDKMQGAFNALSQSFMHWGFLAWAILGSLTSIVLMHLHYDKGLPLQPRTLLYPILGERALKGATGALIDACCIIAVAAGTIGPIGFLGLQLSFALNALFGIPDGFTTQLIIVMLAIVIYTISALSGVNRGIQILSRYNVILAVGLIIYILLFGPTNFIVNSYLQGVGTMIDNFIPMATYRGDEGWLSWWTVFFWGWFIGYGPMMAIFLAKISRGYTIRKVVFSICIIAPLITCFWFTVVGGSGLAFEIANPGSVSKAFEGFNLPGALLAVTNQLPFPMVISILFLILTTIFIVTTGDSMTYTISVVISGSTEPNAVIRIFWGIMMGITAIILISLGSGGVTALQSFIVITAVPVSLILLPSLWNGPQIAMKMAKAQGL